From the genome of Prevotella herbatica, one region includes:
- a CDS encoding VanZ family protein, with protein sequence MNILFHSVTKHPFSSLCVLIIWILCFIPIPETPLDKISMIDKWTHIVMYGGTCGVIWLEHLAKYKRVKWNKIIIWALLAPILMGGLIEILQKYCTGGMRSGEWLDFAADTIGVGLAFIIGSLLAMCFSKV encoded by the coding sequence ATGAATATTTTATTCCATTCAGTAACAAAACATCCATTTTCTAGTCTTTGCGTACTAATTATTTGGATCTTGTGTTTTATTCCTATACCAGAAACTCCACTTGACAAAATCTCCATGATTGACAAATGGACTCATATTGTAATGTATGGTGGAACATGCGGAGTTATATGGCTAGAGCATCTTGCGAAGTACAAAAGGGTTAAATGGAATAAGATTATAATATGGGCACTGCTTGCGCCTATATTAATGGGTGGTTTGATAGAAATTCTTCAGAAATATTGTACTGGAGGTATGAGAAGCGGAGAATGGCTTGATTTCGCCGCCGACACAATTGGTGTCGGTTTGGCATTCATTATCGGTAGTCTTCTGGCAATGTGTTTTTCCAAAGTTTAA
- a CDS encoding sodium-dependent transporter — translation MSERGNFGTKIGVILATAGSSVGLGNIWRFPYMTGQDGGAAFIIVYFVCVLILGIPGMVAEFVVGRHSAANAARAYYNLGGRKWSLLGYGGAITSMIIFGFYSVVAGWCLQYLFASTMGQLNGDAAYVQHYFKEFSADPVKPLFWTVAFIIMTHLVVVKGVRKGIERASNILMPTLFILLLIIVVASCMLPGTRNGVEFLFKPDFSKVTRSVFLDALGQAFFSLSLGTACLCTYASYFNRQTNLVKSAVQIAGIDTLVAILAGLMIFPAAFSVGVSPDSGPSLIFITLPAVFQQAFAGMPLLGYIIGVLFYGLLVLAALTSTISMHEIGTALFYEELHISRSKGAWIETIVCIVIGVFCSLSCGAVDITVFGKSFLDFCDFITSDILLPLGAFFTCVFVGWYVPKNVVKDQITNWGTIPSRIYGIWLFVIRFICPICIGSVFLHQLGII, via the coding sequence ATGTCTGAAAGAGGTAATTTTGGAACAAAGATTGGAGTGATATTGGCGACTGCTGGATCTTCTGTAGGTTTAGGAAATATATGGCGCTTTCCATATATGACAGGTCAGGATGGTGGTGCTGCTTTCATTATAGTATATTTTGTATGTGTATTAATTTTGGGAATTCCCGGAATGGTAGCTGAGTTTGTCGTAGGCCGTCATTCAGCAGCAAACGCAGCACGTGCATATTACAATCTAGGTGGACGTAAATGGTCGTTGCTTGGATATGGTGGTGCTATCACGTCAATGATCATCTTTGGTTTCTATTCTGTTGTAGCTGGTTGGTGCTTGCAATATTTATTTGCTTCTACAATGGGGCAGCTCAATGGTGATGCTGCTTATGTTCAACATTATTTTAAGGAATTTTCTGCTGATCCTGTAAAACCCTTGTTTTGGACAGTGGCGTTTATCATCATGACTCATCTTGTTGTGGTCAAGGGGGTTAGAAAGGGCATTGAACGTGCTTCGAATATTCTCATGCCAACACTTTTTATATTGTTGCTTATTATTGTCGTTGCGTCTTGTATGTTACCGGGTACAAGAAATGGAGTGGAATTTCTTTTCAAGCCAGATTTCTCTAAGGTCACCAGAAGTGTTTTTCTTGATGCTCTAGGACAGGCTTTCTTCTCGTTGTCATTGGGTACAGCATGTCTTTGTACCTATGCAAGTTATTTCAACCGACAGACAAATCTAGTAAAATCTGCTGTGCAGATTGCAGGAATAGACACTCTTGTCGCCATTCTTGCAGGTTTAATGATATTTCCTGCTGCATTTTCAGTTGGAGTTAGTCCTGATAGCGGACCGTCTTTGATATTTATCACTCTTCCTGCGGTTTTCCAGCAAGCGTTTGCCGGAATGCCTTTGCTGGGGTATATCATAGGAGTCTTATTTTATGGACTTCTTGTATTGGCAGCTCTCACGTCTACAATATCAATGCATGAAATAGGTACTGCTTTATTCTATGAGGAATTGCATATCAGTCGTTCTAAAGGTGCTTGGATAGAGACGATCGTTTGCATAGTTATAGGTGTTTTCTGTTCACTGTCTTGTGGAGCTGTAGACATAACTGTATTTGGTAAGTCGTTTCTTGATTTCTGTGATTTTATTACATCTGATATACTATTACCTTTGGGGGCATTCTTCACCTGTGTGTTTGTAGGTTGGTATGTTCCAAAGAATGTAGTTAAGGATCAAATAACTAACTGGGGCACTATACCATCACGCATCTATGGAATCTGGCTTTTTGTCATACGTTTTATATGTCCTATATGCATAGGCTCTGTATTTTTGCATCAACTAGGAATAATCTAA
- a CDS encoding helix-hairpin-helix domain-containing protein produces MFLKELLYFNKSDRRVILFLLTIAVSALVAFFFLGGDDMSSAGYGYKSNGHKYDKNYSYRHYPHKYYYVAGQKAELFPFDPNTADSTELLRLGLRPWQVRNIYKYRSHGGIYRTSTDFGRLYGLTQKQFHEMQPYIRISSDYKPASLLPEVAARQARHDSIISKCSIKIKAGEHVQLNSADTAMLQRIPGIGSYYAHEIEIYRRRLGGFSSVEQLKEIDGFPESALKYFTASSTGVAKLNVNKLSLNQLKRHPYISFYQARDIVDYRRLRGPLKSLDELRLLKDFPPEEIERLRPYVEF; encoded by the coding sequence ATGTTTTTAAAAGAACTTCTTTATTTTAATAAATCTGATCGTCGTGTAATACTCTTTTTGCTTACTATTGCAGTATCGGCGTTGGTGGCATTCTTCTTTTTAGGTGGTGATGATATGTCAAGCGCAGGGTATGGTTATAAATCCAATGGTCATAAATATGACAAGAATTACTCTTATAGGCATTATCCACATAAGTATTATTATGTGGCGGGTCAAAAGGCAGAGCTGTTCCCGTTTGATCCTAATACTGCTGATAGTACCGAACTGCTGCGTCTTGGCTTGCGTCCTTGGCAGGTTCGCAACATATATAAATACAGGTCACATGGTGGTATATATCGTACCTCTACTGATTTTGGAAGATTGTATGGACTCACTCAAAAGCAATTCCATGAAATGCAGCCTTACATACGTATAAGTTCTGATTATAAGCCAGCTTCGCTTTTGCCTGAAGTGGCAGCTAGGCAAGCTCGTCATGACAGTATTATTTCTAAATGTTCAATAAAAATAAAGGCTGGTGAACATGTGCAGCTTAATTCTGCTGATACGGCAATGCTGCAACGTATTCCAGGGATCGGTTCGTATTATGCTCACGAAATAGAGATATATCGTCGCCGTTTAGGAGGTTTCTCCAGCGTAGAACAGTTGAAGGAAATAGATGGCTTCCCAGAATCAGCACTTAAATATTTTACGGCAAGTTCCACTGGTGTTGCCAAACTGAATGTAAACAAGTTGTCGCTGAATCAGCTCAAGCGACATCCTTATATATCTTTCTATCAGGCTCGTGATATTGTTGATTATCGTCGTTTGCGTGGACCACTAAAAAGCCTTGATGAGCTTAGGCTACTTAAAGACTTTCCACCAGAAGAAATCGAGAGATTGCGTCCTTATGTGGAGTTCTGA
- a CDS encoding UDP-N-acetylmuramoyl-tripeptide--D-alanyl-D-alanine ligase, translating into MDIKELYKIYQQHPCITTDSRDCPKDSIFIALKGESFNGNKFAKAALEKGCSYAIIDEKEYAVDGNDNIILVDDCLTTFKEIAREHRRHFDIPVIGITGTNGKTTTKELVSAVLSTKYNVMHTEGNFNNDVGVPKTLLRLDKNNDIAVVEMGASHPGDIKKLVEYVEPTCGMITNVGRAHLLGFGSFEGVKSTKGELYDFLKAHDCLLFLNESNDDLVDMAQKRELSRIVTYGQTDDANVMGEVISCAPFLKFSWTDLSSTDSKAKTYEVQTHLIGAYNMDNMLAAITIGLHFGVEAEKINSALEGYTPDNNRSQLDVTKFNKLIVDAYNANPSSMSAAIENFKVMDVDKKMAILGDMRELGEVSDAEHQKVVDQLKEYGFKEIWLVGEEFGKTNTDYRKFNNVEEVKEEIAIKRPEGYYILIKGSNGIKLFQLPELL; encoded by the coding sequence ATGGATATAAAAGAATTGTACAAAATCTACCAGCAGCATCCTTGTATTACTACTGATAGTAGGGATTGTCCTAAAGACAGTATTTTCATCGCATTGAAGGGTGAGTCTTTCAACGGAAACAAGTTTGCCAAGGCTGCTCTTGAGAAGGGATGTTCTTATGCCATCATAGACGAAAAAGAATATGCTGTGGATGGAAACGACAATATAATTCTCGTAGACGACTGTCTCACAACTTTCAAAGAAATAGCAAGAGAACACAGAAGACATTTTGATATTCCCGTTATTGGAATTACTGGTACAAACGGTAAGACAACGACTAAAGAGCTAGTATCTGCTGTTTTGTCTACAAAATATAATGTCATGCACACAGAAGGCAACTTCAATAACGATGTAGGCGTACCAAAGACTTTGCTGCGCCTTGACAAAAATAACGATATTGCAGTTGTAGAAATGGGCGCAAGCCATCCTGGAGATATAAAGAAACTTGTTGAATATGTAGAACCTACATGTGGAATGATTACCAATGTAGGTCGTGCCCATTTGCTTGGGTTTGGAAGTTTTGAAGGTGTAAAGTCAACAAAGGGAGAGCTGTACGATTTTCTTAAAGCGCATGATTGTTTATTGTTTCTCAACGAGAGCAATGACGACTTGGTAGATATGGCACAGAAAAGAGAACTAAGCCGTATTGTAACTTATGGGCAGACTGACGATGCCAATGTTATGGGTGAGGTCATTAGTTGTGCGCCATTTTTGAAATTCAGCTGGACTGACCTTTCATCTACTGATTCTAAAGCAAAGACCTACGAGGTACAAACTCATCTTATTGGTGCTTACAACATGGATAACATGCTAGCTGCGATAACAATAGGTCTTCATTTTGGGGTGGAAGCCGAGAAGATAAACAGCGCATTGGAAGGTTATACTCCAGACAATAACAGAAGTCAACTTGATGTTACGAAGTTCAACAAGCTGATTGTTGACGCTTATAATGCCAATCCATCTAGTATGTCTGCCGCAATAGAGAATTTCAAAGTGATGGATGTTGACAAGAAGATGGCTATCCTTGGCGATATGCGTGAACTTGGCGAGGTTTCGGATGCAGAGCATCAGAAAGTAGTAGACCAACTTAAGGAATACGGATTCAAAGAGATTTGGCTTGTTGGTGAAGAATTCGGAAAAACAAATACAGACTACCGCAAGTTCAATAATGTTGAAGAAGTGAAAGAAGAAATCGCAATTAAACGCCCAGAAGGATATTACATACTCATCAAGGGATCAAACGGAATAAAACTATTCCAGTTACCTGAACTGCTTTAA
- a CDS encoding sodium-dependent transporter, with amino-acid sequence MSEERASFGSKLGIIMATAGSAVGLGNIWRFPYMTGKNGGAAFILIYIVCVIVLGIPCMISEFIIGRHGAANTARAYTRLSNGTIWKLVGYLEVLTGFLITGYYAVISGWCLNYVYASVMGELNGDPAFVKNYFVEFSQDPIRPVFWTIAIFAITHFIIIHGVRNGIEKASKLMMPTLFVLLLVIVVAAWMLPGASKGIDFLLKPDFSKVNSDVFLGALGQCFYSLSIGMGCLCTYASYFSRHTNITTSAIQIGFVDLMVALLAGLMIFPAAFSVGINPDSGPSLIFITLPNVFNQAFSGAPLLGWAVSLMFYALLFLAALTSLISLHEVNTAFFYEELHISRKAGAWIVTVFCCIIGALCSISIGHKSGLSLFGLDLLDLFDFVTGQLMLPVVGFFMCLFVGWYIPKQIVIDELTNWGTLKFSFYKLFIFVMRFVCPLCILAIMLHQFGVI; translated from the coding sequence ATGTCTGAAGAAAGAGCAAGTTTTGGAAGTAAGTTAGGCATAATTATGGCTACAGCTGGGTCTGCAGTTGGACTGGGTAATATATGGCGTTTCCCTTATATGACTGGTAAAAACGGTGGAGCTGCATTTATACTAATCTATATTGTATGCGTTATCGTATTGGGTATACCATGTATGATCAGTGAATTTATAATCGGCAGGCACGGAGCTGCAAATACAGCGCGTGCATATACTCGCCTTTCAAATGGTACAATCTGGAAGTTAGTTGGGTATCTTGAGGTGTTGACTGGATTTTTAATAACTGGTTATTATGCTGTTATTTCGGGTTGGTGTCTTAATTATGTATATGCGTCAGTTATGGGCGAACTGAATGGTGATCCTGCTTTTGTAAAAAATTACTTTGTAGAATTTTCACAAGATCCAATACGACCAGTTTTTTGGACAATAGCAATATTTGCAATTACACATTTTATCATCATTCATGGTGTAAGAAATGGTATAGAGAAGGCTTCAAAACTAATGATGCCTACTTTATTTGTGCTCCTGTTGGTTATTGTAGTAGCAGCATGGATGCTTCCAGGAGCATCAAAAGGTATTGATTTCTTATTAAAACCTGATTTTTCAAAAGTTAACAGCGATGTTTTTCTTGGGGCTTTGGGGCAGTGCTTTTATTCTTTGAGTATTGGCATGGGATGTCTTTGCACATACGCAAGTTATTTTAGCCGTCATACCAATATTACTACTTCGGCTATACAGATTGGTTTTGTGGATCTTATGGTTGCATTGTTGGCAGGATTGATGATATTTCCTGCAGCATTTTCTGTAGGTATAAATCCTGACAGTGGACCATCGCTCATATTCATTACTTTGCCTAATGTCTTTAATCAGGCTTTTTCAGGAGCTCCTCTATTGGGATGGGCTGTCTCATTGATGTTCTATGCTTTGCTTTTCCTTGCTGCTCTTACATCATTGATATCTCTACATGAAGTAAACACAGCGTTCTTTTATGAAGAACTTCATATATCACGAAAGGCAGGAGCATGGATTGTTACTGTTTTCTGTTGTATTATAGGTGCGTTATGTTCTATTTCTATAGGTCATAAGAGTGGTCTTTCGTTGTTTGGGTTGGATCTTCTTGATTTGTTTGATTTTGTGACAGGTCAGTTGATGCTTCCTGTTGTTGGATTTTTCATGTGCCTTTTTGTTGGTTGGTATATTCCTAAGCAGATTGTTATTGATGAGTTGACAAATTGGGGAACGCTGAAGTTTAGTTTCTATAAACTATTTATTTTTGTCATGCGTTTTGTTTGTCCTTTGTGTATTTTAGCTATAATGCTCCATCAGTTTGGAGTGATTTAA
- a CDS encoding porin family protein, translated as MKIAILTTLLMLSSIALNAQEKKFEHNIYVSGGILIDKTSGDTETGMSIKVGYGLNCYFSDKLSIMPGVALRQVVVKPFTSSEGGDDDDFTFLDVPIIMQYHIQEGSNAWGVRTRTCIFLLC; from the coding sequence ATGAAAATTGCTATTTTAACTACTTTATTAATGCTATCAAGCATAGCACTAAATGCTCAGGAAAAGAAGTTTGAGCATAACATTTATGTATCAGGAGGAATTCTTATAGACAAAACCTCTGGAGATACGGAGACAGGTATGTCTATAAAAGTTGGCTATGGACTGAACTGCTATTTTTCAGACAAGTTGTCCATCATGCCAGGTGTCGCTTTACGTCAAGTCGTCGTTAAGCCTTTCACCTCAAGCGAAGGAGGGGATGATGACGATTTCACATTTCTTGATGTTCCTATCATCATGCAATATCACATTCAGGAAGGAAGTAATGCTTGGGGTGTTAGGACTAGGACCTGTATTTTCCTTCTGTGTTAA
- the folP gene encoding dihydropteroate synthase, which produces MKHIDYTINVRGRLIDLSAPKVMGILNCTPDSFYVGSRKQTEREILERSTQIVEQGGDIIDIGAFSTRPGAKEVSEEDETERLRYALGIVRHEYPDIPISVDTYRPLVARKCISEWGADIINDVSEGGITGIVNTPISETGSMFDVVGELKVPYILMSVKSNIHDMMIAFAEEVQQLRDRGAKDIILDPGFGFGKTLEQNYAIYAEMEKLQVFELPILVGISRKSMIFKLLGGDPTTALNGTTILNTIALQKGTGILRVHDVKEAIETVKIVSEMRSQLKANI; this is translated from the coding sequence ATGAAACATATAGACTATACAATTAATGTTCGTGGAAGGTTGATAGACCTTTCGGCTCCCAAAGTAATGGGAATACTGAACTGCACACCTGACAGTTTTTATGTAGGAAGCAGGAAGCAGACTGAGCGTGAAATTCTGGAAAGATCCACTCAGATTGTGGAGCAGGGCGGTGACATTATTGATATAGGAGCATTCTCTACACGCCCTGGCGCAAAGGAGGTGAGTGAGGAAGATGAGACTGAAAGACTGAGATATGCACTTGGTATCGTAAGGCATGAATATCCTGATATCCCAATTTCTGTTGATACTTACCGCCCACTTGTTGCAAGAAAGTGTATATCTGAATGGGGTGCTGATATAATAAACGATGTAAGTGAGGGCGGAATAACCGGTATCGTTAATACTCCGATAAGCGAAACTGGCAGTATGTTTGATGTTGTTGGCGAATTGAAAGTTCCATATATCTTGATGTCGGTAAAATCTAATATTCACGATATGATGATAGCCTTTGCCGAAGAGGTACAACAGTTGCGTGACCGAGGTGCAAAAGATATAATTCTTGACCCAGGTTTTGGCTTCGGAAAAACATTAGAGCAGAACTATGCTATTTATGCCGAAATGGAGAAACTGCAAGTGTTTGAACTCCCTATACTTGTTGGTATATCAAGAAAAAGTATGATTTTCAAATTGCTTGGTGGAGATCCTACTACGGCTCTAAACGGAACAACGATTCTCAACACGATCGCTTTACAGAAAGGCACTGGAATATTGCGAGTGCACGACGTAAAAGAAGCAATTGAAACTGTAAAGATTGTGTCTGAAATGCGGAGTCAACTCAAAGCTAACATATAA